One Streptomyces sp. NBC_00536 genomic window carries:
- a CDS encoding NAD-dependent epimerase/dehydratase family protein: protein MNILITGATGFLGGHLADACLREGHTVRALVRQGSDTARLRSLPGLDLAVGDLGDPASLRAAAEGQDVVLHSAARVVDRGTYAQFHEANVAGTRHLLTAARAAGAHRFVFVSSPSALMRVREGDRLGLDESVPYPTRFLHPYSATKARAEQNVLAAHTPEFTTCALRPRGIWGIRDHAGFLPTLIGAMHAGRLPDLSGGKRVLVSLCHSDNAVDACLRAATAPAERVGGKAYFVADDEVTDLWPFLTRVGAALGCAPPTPRIPLAAGRALAATLETLWRLRPATSRKSAPPLSRYSLALLTRSTTYDTTAARRDLGYAPPRTQRAGLAELLPWIHSLGGPQPWSHPTTPHTPHPQQGTPTR from the coding sequence GTGAACATCCTGATCACCGGAGCCACCGGCTTCCTCGGCGGCCACCTCGCCGACGCCTGCCTGCGCGAGGGGCACACCGTACGGGCGCTGGTGCGCCAGGGCTCCGACACCGCGCGGCTGCGCTCCCTGCCCGGACTCGACCTCGCCGTCGGCGACCTCGGCGACCCCGCCTCGCTGCGCGCGGCGGCCGAGGGCCAGGACGTCGTCCTGCACAGCGCCGCCCGCGTCGTCGACCGCGGCACGTACGCGCAGTTCCACGAGGCGAACGTCGCCGGGACCCGGCACCTGCTCACGGCGGCCCGGGCCGCGGGAGCCCACCGCTTCGTCTTCGTCTCCAGCCCCAGCGCGCTGATGCGGGTCCGCGAGGGCGACCGGCTCGGCCTCGACGAGAGCGTCCCGTACCCCACCCGCTTCCTGCACCCCTACAGCGCGACCAAGGCCCGCGCCGAGCAGAACGTACTCGCCGCGCACACACCGGAGTTCACCACCTGCGCGCTGCGCCCGCGCGGCATCTGGGGCATCCGCGACCACGCGGGCTTCCTGCCGACCCTGATCGGCGCGATGCACGCGGGCCGCCTCCCCGACCTCTCCGGCGGCAAACGCGTCCTGGTCTCCCTGTGCCACAGCGACAACGCGGTCGACGCCTGCCTGCGGGCCGCGACCGCCCCCGCCGAACGCGTCGGCGGCAAGGCGTACTTCGTCGCGGACGACGAGGTCACCGACCTGTGGCCCTTCCTGACCCGGGTCGGCGCGGCCCTCGGCTGCGCCCCGCCCACACCCCGCATCCCGCTCGCGGCCGGCCGAGCCCTGGCCGCCACGCTCGAAACCCTCTGGCGACTGCGCCCCGCCACCAGCCGCAAGAGCGCTCCCCCTCTCAGCCGCTACTCCCTGGCCCTCCTCACCCGCTCCACCACCTACGACACCACCGCCGCCCGCCGCGACCTCGGCTACGCACCCCCGCGCACCCAGCGCGCCGGCCTGGCCGAACTCCTCCCCTGGATCCACTCGTTGGGCGGCCCCCAGCCCTGGTCCCACCCCACCACCCCACACACCCCGCACCCCCAGCAAGGGACCCCCACCCGATGA
- a CDS encoding alpha/beta fold hydrolase has translation MTEFLKTDGGQLAYDVTGEGPLVVLANGMGDNRGSYGELAALLAGAGYRVARTDLRGHGESDAGWASYTRTDVAGDLLALVRHLGGGPAVLVGHSFAGGAATIAAADEPGLVSAVVEISPFTRVQKTDLGALVTQGHHRKGILLLMGACALRSVGLWKRYLRHAHPEMPAAALDARIGSLEADLRRPGRMAVVSAMGMSAPTDAGARLDGVRCPALIVEGTLDPDWADPRAEGEGIVAELPAGVGRLAMIEGAGHYAHAQFPAETAAAILDFLGSTGSLGFPKDGARG, from the coding sequence ATGACCGAGTTCCTGAAGACCGACGGCGGACAGCTCGCGTACGACGTCACGGGCGAGGGACCGCTGGTCGTACTGGCGAACGGAATGGGCGACAACCGGGGCTCCTACGGCGAACTGGCCGCGCTCCTGGCCGGCGCCGGATACCGGGTCGCCCGCACGGATCTGCGGGGGCACGGCGAGTCGGACGCCGGGTGGGCCTCGTACACCCGTACCGACGTGGCGGGCGACCTGCTCGCGCTCGTCCGGCACCTCGGAGGCGGCCCCGCCGTCCTCGTCGGGCACTCCTTCGCGGGCGGCGCCGCCACCATCGCGGCGGCCGACGAGCCCGGGCTGGTCAGCGCGGTCGTCGAGATCAGCCCCTTCACCCGGGTCCAGAAGACCGACCTCGGCGCGCTCGTCACACAGGGGCACCACCGCAAGGGCATCCTGCTGCTCATGGGGGCGTGCGCGCTGCGCAGCGTGGGACTGTGGAAGCGGTACCTGCGCCACGCGCACCCGGAGATGCCCGCCGCCGCGCTCGACGCGCGCATCGGCTCCCTGGAAGCCGACCTGCGCAGGCCCGGGCGGATGGCCGTGGTCTCCGCGATGGGGATGTCCGCGCCGACCGACGCGGGGGCGCGACTGGACGGCGTCCGGTGCCCGGCGCTGATCGTCGAGGGCACCCTCGACCCCGACTGGGCCGACCCCCGGGCCGAGGGCGAGGGCATCGTGGCCGAACTGCCCGCGGGGGTGGGGCGGCTGGCGATGATCGAGGGCGCGGGTCACTACGCGCACGCCCAGTTCCCCGCCGAGACCGCCGCCGCGATCCTGGACTTCCTGGGCTCCACGGGCTCCCTGGGCTTCCCGAAGGACGGCGCCCGTGGCTAG
- a CDS encoding PucR family transcriptional regulator, producing MDESGFAAALLPRVGEIAAATVARLTAEIPAYRLLPDSVIDGDLLANTEAVLRLFLTSLAEGRLPAAPELAAPVAWGAERARDGVPLEAVLRVYSLGAGEAWKLALAATQSSDSAESGIDPYLLGTRLLGFLGEVMPKVAEAYVREQADLDWEQREHGRNLADVLLAGRPARRAAERYGRTLAERYEVVVFRLPDAQGGAQGGAATGILRAVRTELDRNPEVLATLKGEGGVLLVPVSEEAGGDPAQRGKRPPQPQPQPCPARRLLARLDAATELRCIAAAATAPGHAAVAQAHTEACEVLALAESLGRAPGLYRLADLAVEYQLVQPGPARDALVATLAPLADQPHLLDTLREFIASGYRRAEAAQALTVHRNTLTYRLARIHLLTGHDATDPADARRLTAALTAHDAARGAAPGTAPAPGA from the coding sequence ATGGACGAGTCCGGATTCGCCGCCGCGCTGCTGCCCAGGGTCGGGGAGATCGCCGCGGCGACCGTCGCCCGCCTGACCGCCGAGATACCCGCCTACCGGCTGCTGCCCGACAGCGTGATCGACGGGGACCTCCTCGCCAACACCGAGGCGGTGCTGCGGCTCTTCCTCACCAGCCTCGCCGAGGGACGGCTCCCGGCCGCGCCCGAACTGGCCGCGCCCGTCGCGTGGGGGGCCGAACGGGCCCGGGACGGCGTGCCGCTGGAGGCGGTGCTGCGGGTGTACTCGCTGGGCGCGGGCGAGGCGTGGAAGCTGGCGCTGGCCGCGACGCAGAGCAGCGACTCCGCGGAGTCCGGGATCGATCCGTACCTGCTCGGCACCCGGCTGCTCGGCTTCCTCGGCGAGGTGATGCCGAAGGTCGCCGAGGCGTACGTACGCGAACAGGCCGATCTGGACTGGGAGCAGCGCGAGCACGGACGCAACCTGGCCGACGTCCTGCTCGCCGGGCGCCCGGCCCGGCGGGCGGCGGAGCGGTACGGGCGCACGCTCGCGGAGCGGTACGAGGTGGTCGTCTTCCGGCTGCCCGACGCGCAGGGCGGTGCGCAGGGCGGCGCGGCCACGGGGATCCTGCGCGCCGTACGGACCGAACTCGACCGGAATCCGGAGGTGCTGGCCACGCTCAAGGGCGAGGGCGGGGTGCTGCTCGTACCGGTGTCGGAGGAGGCCGGGGGCGATCCGGCACAGCGCGGCAAGCGGCCACCCCAGCCGCAGCCTCAACCGTGCCCTGCGCGTCGGCTGCTCGCGCGGCTCGACGCGGCGACCGAGCTGCGCTGCATCGCGGCGGCCGCCACCGCGCCGGGCCACGCGGCGGTCGCGCAGGCGCACACGGAGGCCTGTGAGGTGCTGGCGCTGGCCGAGTCCCTGGGGCGGGCCCCCGGGCTGTACCGGCTGGCCGACCTGGCGGTGGAGTACCAGCTCGTCCAGCCGGGCCCGGCCCGCGACGCCCTGGTCGCGACCCTGGCACCACTGGCGGACCAGCCCCATCTCCTGGACACCCTGCGGGAGTTCATCGCGTCGGGCTACCGCCGCGCGGAGGCCGCGCAGGCCCTCACCGTGCACCGCAACACCCTCACCTACCGCCTCGCCCGGATCCACCTCCTGACCGGCCACGACGCCACCGACCCGGCCGACGCCCGCAGACTGACCGCCGCCCTGACGGCCCACGACGCGGCCCGCGGCGCCGCACCGGGCACCGCACCCGCCCCGGGGGCGTAG
- a CDS encoding glycosyltransferase, with the protein MRVLLSGWGSRGDVEPLAALAVALREAGAGASVCAPPDEEFAALLARVGVPLVPLGPSVRSVVSGPKPPTAKDAFRLAPELVAARFATLTEAAAGCDVLLAGGLMPAGARDVAEKLGIRYVYACFHTCGLPSRDFPPATRPGTASPRDETGNDETGNDETGNDETGNEALWEQDAQRVDALYGEALAGHRAAIGLPPLPPVTGVRDHVFTDRPWLAADPTLWPAPDVVDGLDPVRTGAWILPDDRPLPADLEAFLDAGEPPLYVGFGSMAAHAPREIARVAVEAGRALGRRVLLARGWAELAPVDDRDDCFAVGEVNQQALFRRVAAVVHHGGAGTTTTAARAGAPQVVLPRIVDQPRWAARVAELGIGAAHHDPAPTVDSLSAALSTALSPGTRTRAAAVATAIRTDGAALAARLLLKKTP; encoded by the coding sequence ATGCGTGTGCTGTTGTCTGGCTGGGGATCGCGGGGGGACGTCGAACCGCTGGCGGCGCTGGCGGTGGCGCTGCGGGAAGCGGGTGCGGGGGCGTCGGTGTGCGCGCCGCCGGACGAGGAGTTCGCGGCGCTGCTGGCGCGGGTCGGCGTACCGCTGGTGCCGCTCGGGCCGTCGGTGCGTTCGGTGGTCTCGGGGCCGAAGCCGCCGACGGCGAAGGACGCGTTCCGGCTCGCGCCCGAGCTGGTCGCCGCGCGGTTCGCCACGCTCACGGAGGCGGCCGCGGGATGCGACGTACTGCTGGCCGGCGGCCTGATGCCGGCGGGGGCGCGGGACGTCGCCGAGAAGCTCGGCATCCGCTATGTGTACGCCTGCTTCCACACCTGCGGGCTGCCCTCGCGGGACTTCCCCCCGGCCACCCGGCCGGGCACGGCGTCCCCGCGGGACGAGACAGGGAACGACGAGACCGGGAACGACGAGACCGGGAACGACGAGACCGGGAACGAGGCGCTGTGGGAGCAGGACGCCCAGCGGGTCGACGCGCTGTACGGCGAGGCGCTGGCCGGACACCGCGCGGCGATCGGCCTGCCGCCGCTGCCGCCGGTGACGGGCGTACGCGACCACGTCTTCACCGACCGCCCGTGGCTCGCGGCGGATCCGACGCTGTGGCCCGCGCCCGACGTCGTGGACGGCCTCGACCCGGTGCGGACCGGGGCGTGGATCCTGCCCGACGACCGGCCGCTGCCCGCCGACCTGGAGGCGTTCCTGGACGCGGGTGAACCACCGCTGTACGTCGGCTTCGGCAGCATGGCCGCGCACGCTCCGCGGGAGATCGCCCGGGTGGCCGTCGAGGCGGGCCGGGCGCTCGGCCGCCGCGTGCTGCTGGCCCGCGGCTGGGCCGAACTGGCCCCGGTCGACGACCGGGACGACTGCTTCGCCGTCGGCGAGGTCAACCAGCAGGCCCTCTTCCGCCGGGTGGCCGCCGTCGTGCACCACGGCGGCGCGGGCACCACGACGACGGCCGCCCGGGCCGGTGCGCCCCAGGTCGTGCTGCCCCGGATCGTGGACCAGCCGCGCTGGGCGGCCCGGGTGGCCGAGCTGGGCATCGGCGCGGCCCACCACGACCCTGCCCCGACCGTGGACTCCCTGTCCGCCGCGCTCAGCACGGCCCTCAGCCCCGGGACCCGGACCCGCGCGGCGGCCGTGGCCACCGCGATCCGCACCGACGGTGCGGCGCTGGCCGCGCGCCTGCTGCTGAAAAAGACGCCCTAG
- a CDS encoding esterase/lipase family protein: MTVTARPVRRWLARAALPLVLTLAATAAPAQAAAPSASASAGINDFSCRPSSAHPEPVVLLHGTFATWYEDLNYLQADLAARGYCTFALTYGAYDGFPLVGGLKPVAVSNLEIKEYVERVRAATGAAKVSVVGHSEGGLQALYLAKMQGIQSHIKAVVAIAPPTHGTDAARLVDLGDKVLGRGTLDHIAATLGIPVLSDEFPGGPAIVALNDGPVAQPGIAYTVISSRYDELVTPTETAFVREPGVDNRYVQDSCPLDPVGHIGEAYDLNVWHLVRNALDPSRATPILICAVGSPG, from the coding sequence ATGACAGTGACCGCACGTCCCGTCCGCAGGTGGCTCGCCCGGGCCGCCCTCCCGCTGGTGCTCACCCTGGCGGCCACGGCGGCCCCGGCTCAAGCCGCAGCCCCCTCGGCCTCGGCCTCCGCCGGCATCAACGACTTCTCCTGCCGCCCGAGTTCGGCCCACCCGGAGCCGGTGGTCCTCCTCCACGGCACCTTCGCGACCTGGTACGAGGACCTCAACTACCTCCAGGCCGACCTCGCCGCCCGCGGCTACTGCACCTTCGCCCTCACCTACGGCGCCTACGACGGCTTCCCGCTGGTCGGCGGCCTGAAGCCGGTGGCCGTCTCCAACCTGGAGATCAAGGAGTACGTCGAGCGGGTGCGCGCCGCCACCGGCGCCGCCAAGGTCAGCGTCGTCGGCCACTCCGAGGGCGGCCTGCAGGCCCTGTACCTCGCGAAGATGCAGGGCATCCAGTCGCACATCAAGGCCGTCGTCGCCATCGCGCCCCCGACCCACGGCACGGACGCCGCGCGCCTGGTCGACCTCGGCGACAAGGTCCTCGGCCGCGGCACCCTCGACCACATCGCGGCCACGCTCGGCATCCCGGTCCTGTCCGACGAGTTCCCGGGCGGGCCCGCCATCGTGGCCCTCAACGACGGCCCGGTGGCGCAACCCGGTATCGCGTACACGGTCATCTCGTCCCGCTACGACGAACTCGTCACCCCGACCGAGACGGCGTTCGTCCGCGAGCCGGGCGTCGACAACCGCTACGTGCAGGACTCCTGCCCGCTCGACCCGGTGGGCCACATCGGGGAGGCGTACGACCTCAACGTCTGGCACCTGGTCCGCAACGCGCTCGACCCGAGCCGCGCGACCCCGATCCTGATCTGCGCCGTCGGCTCCCCGGGCTGA
- a CDS encoding 3-oxoacyl-ACP synthase III family protein, with product MSTTERGSRLEALGAHIPERTLTTRDLIGRTESLHGVDVERITGVVERRVADPDSETAEDSFGMALSAARDALAVSRYGAADLDVVISASITRFKDGGRFAFEPSFAGSLARELGARSAIHFDVSNACAGMMTGVYVLDRMIRSGAVRTGLVVSGEQATRVADTAARELSDSYDPQFASLSVGDSGAAVILDRATDEADRIHYVEMLTCSEYSHLCMGMPSDRTEGIALYTDNKKMHDKDRLALWPRFHGDLLAKAGRDFAAEDFDYVIQHQVGTRFIDYVNATGEREFGAPMPTSLATVERFGNTATTSHFLTLREHLRAGTARPGATFLLVPAASGVVTGALSATITNMGV from the coding sequence GTGAGTACGACCGAGCGCGGCAGCCGGTTGGAGGCCCTCGGGGCCCACATACCGGAGCGCACGCTGACCACCCGCGACCTGATCGGACGCACCGAGAGCCTGCACGGCGTGGACGTCGAGCGGATCACCGGAGTCGTGGAACGCCGCGTCGCCGACCCCGACTCAGAGACGGCCGAGGACTCCTTCGGGATGGCGCTGTCGGCCGCGCGCGACGCCCTCGCCGTCTCCCGCTACGGAGCCGCCGACCTGGACGTCGTCATATCGGCGTCCATCACCCGCTTCAAGGACGGCGGGCGCTTCGCCTTCGAACCGTCCTTCGCCGGCTCGCTCGCCCGGGAACTGGGCGCCCGGTCCGCGATCCACTTCGACGTCTCCAACGCCTGCGCGGGCATGATGACCGGCGTCTACGTCCTCGACCGGATGATCCGCTCCGGGGCCGTCCGCACCGGACTGGTCGTCAGCGGCGAGCAGGCGACCCGGGTCGCCGACACCGCCGCCCGCGAGCTGAGCGACTCCTACGACCCGCAGTTCGCCTCGCTCTCCGTGGGCGACTCGGGAGCCGCCGTGATCCTGGACCGGGCCACCGACGAGGCCGACCGGATCCACTACGTCGAGATGCTGACCTGCTCCGAGTACTCCCACCTGTGCATGGGCATGCCCAGCGACCGCACCGAGGGCATCGCCCTGTACACGGACAACAAGAAGATGCACGACAAGGACCGCCTCGCCCTGTGGCCCCGCTTCCACGGGGACCTGCTGGCCAAGGCCGGCCGCGACTTCGCGGCGGAGGACTTCGACTACGTGATCCAGCACCAGGTGGGCACCCGCTTCATCGACTACGTCAACGCCACCGGCGAGCGGGAGTTCGGCGCGCCGATGCCCACCTCCCTCGCGACCGTGGAGCGCTTCGGCAACACCGCCACCACCTCGCACTTCCTCACCCTGCGCGAGCACCTGCGGGCGGGCACCGCCCGCCCCGGCGCCACCTTCCTGCTGGTCCCCGCCGCCTCCGGCGTGGTCACCGGCGCCCTGTCCGCCACGATCACGAACATGGGGGTCTGA
- a CDS encoding fatty acid CoA ligase family protein, which translates to MDVNIKVNPDPKVDLAPGGLADHLARNAAAFPDRAAVIHPEPGAREPDGRPRYRTVSYGELQRSVEDLAHGLARAGITRGTRTVLMAPPGPELFALAFALFRLGAVPVVVDPGMGLRRMLHCYRAVGAEAFIGPPLAHLVRVLGRRTFAAVRIPVTLGRGFLGSLGAHTLARLRALPGPRRAPAPVGGDDLLMIGFTTGSTGPAKGVEYTHRMALSIARQIEAAHGRTRDDTSLVTLPFYGLLDLVYGSTLVLAPLAPAKVAQADPALLVDALERFAVTTVFASPALLRNLADHLTARDGEHPLPDLRCVVSGGAPVPDAVVARLRAVLDEKARVHVTYGATEVLPITSIESEDILGERAARSAEGAGTCVGRPVPGTLVRIAPVTDGPLPRLLPGTPSLPAGRVGEILVAGESVSPRYHGDPRADALHKTYEDPPGGVGATRVWHRTGDLGYLDADGHLWFCGRKAQRVRTDGQDLHTVRCEGVFNAHPLVRRTALVGVRTGTEPFGPRRPVICVETAHPLDTAAWQALTAELRVLAAAHAPTEPIEEFLRHPAFPVDIRHNAKIGREELSRWAERQLAPHQATFARAARLVPLAGWAYLLGGAVWAATAGAPDIPLLHWLWWADAVLSTVGHAVQIPLALPRARAAGHGRAATIALTMLYGATWWRSL; encoded by the coding sequence GTGGACGTGAACATCAAGGTGAACCCGGACCCGAAGGTGGACCTCGCCCCCGGGGGCCTCGCCGACCACCTCGCCCGCAATGCCGCCGCCTTCCCCGACCGGGCCGCCGTCATCCACCCCGAGCCCGGCGCCCGCGAGCCGGACGGCCGCCCCCGCTACCGCACCGTCTCCTACGGGGAGTTACAGCGTTCGGTGGAAGACCTCGCCCACGGCCTGGCCCGGGCCGGGATCACCCGGGGCACCCGGACGGTCCTGATGGCACCACCCGGACCCGAGCTCTTCGCCCTGGCGTTCGCGCTCTTCCGGCTCGGCGCCGTCCCCGTCGTCGTCGACCCCGGCATGGGCTTGCGCCGCATGCTCCACTGCTACCGGGCCGTCGGCGCCGAGGCGTTCATCGGCCCCCCGCTCGCCCACCTGGTGCGCGTCCTGGGCCGCCGCACCTTCGCCGCCGTACGGATCCCCGTCACGCTCGGCCGCGGCTTCCTCGGCAGCCTCGGCGCACATACGCTCGCGCGGCTGCGCGCCCTCCCCGGACCGCGCCGTGCGCCCGCTCCCGTCGGCGGCGACGACCTGCTGATGATCGGGTTCACCACCGGAAGCACCGGCCCCGCCAAGGGAGTCGAGTACACCCACCGGATGGCCCTCTCGATCGCCCGCCAGATCGAGGCCGCCCACGGCCGGACCCGCGACGACACCTCGCTCGTCACCCTCCCGTTCTACGGGCTGCTCGACCTGGTCTACGGTTCCACGCTCGTCCTCGCCCCGCTGGCCCCGGCCAAGGTCGCCCAGGCGGACCCGGCGCTGCTGGTGGACGCGCTGGAACGGTTCGCCGTCACCACCGTCTTCGCCTCGCCCGCCCTGCTGCGCAACCTCGCCGACCACCTCACCGCCCGCGACGGCGAGCACCCGCTCCCCGACCTGCGCTGCGTGGTCTCCGGCGGCGCGCCCGTACCCGACGCGGTCGTCGCCCGGCTGCGCGCGGTCCTCGACGAGAAGGCGCGCGTCCACGTCACCTACGGGGCGACCGAAGTCCTCCCCATCACCTCCATCGAGTCCGAGGACATCCTGGGCGAGCGGGCGGCCCGCAGCGCCGAAGGCGCGGGCACCTGCGTCGGCCGCCCCGTCCCCGGCACCCTGGTCCGCATCGCCCCCGTCACCGACGGCCCGCTCCCGCGGCTGCTCCCCGGCACACCGTCCCTGCCCGCGGGGCGCGTCGGCGAGATCCTCGTCGCGGGCGAGTCCGTCAGCCCCCGCTACCACGGCGATCCCCGCGCCGACGCCCTGCACAAGACGTACGAGGACCCGCCCGGCGGGGTCGGCGCCACCCGCGTCTGGCACCGCACCGGTGACCTCGGCTACCTCGACGCCGACGGCCACCTGTGGTTCTGCGGACGCAAGGCACAACGGGTGCGCACCGACGGCCAGGACCTGCACACCGTGCGCTGCGAAGGCGTCTTCAACGCCCACCCGCTGGTCCGCCGCACCGCCCTCGTGGGCGTGCGCACCGGCACGGAGCCCTTTGGGCCGCGGCGCCCCGTCATCTGCGTGGAAACCGCGCACCCCCTCGACACCGCCGCCTGGCAGGCGCTGACCGCCGAACTGCGCGTACTGGCCGCCGCCCACGCCCCGACGGAACCGATCGAGGAGTTCCTGCGCCACCCAGCCTTCCCCGTGGACATCCGGCACAACGCCAAGATCGGCCGCGAGGAACTGTCCCGCTGGGCCGAGCGGCAACTCGCGCCACACCAGGCCACGTTCGCCCGCGCCGCGCGGCTCGTCCCGCTCGCGGGATGGGCGTACCTGCTGGGCGGCGCCGTCTGGGCGGCCACCGCGGGCGCCCCCGACATCCCCCTCCTCCACTGGCTGTGGTGGGCCGACGCCGTCCTCAGCACCGTCGGGCACGCCGTCCAGATCCCCCTCGCCCTGCCCCGCGCCCGCGCCGCGGGCCACGGCCGCGCGGCCACCATCGCGCTCACGATGCTCTACGGCGCCACCTGGTGGCGGTCCCTGTGA
- a CDS encoding TetR/AcrR family transcriptional regulator, with protein sequence MARAALSTEAVVDIALRLIDEGTGGAGGTDSGPAALTLSEVAARAGVRTPSLYKHVRGLAELRDLVSARIMNEMADEVGAAVLGRSSDEAVRALMTAWRAYARRHPHRYAALVQRPEPGTAEAGARLVAIMLATLRAYGLEDSAAIHAARCLRAVVHGFAALETGGAFELPEKLDDTYDLLVHMVVSGLHTPRETD encoded by the coding sequence GTGGCTAGGGCGGCCCTCTCGACGGAGGCCGTGGTCGACATCGCGCTGCGGCTCATCGACGAAGGCACCGGGGGCGCCGGGGGTACGGACTCCGGGCCCGCCGCGCTGACCTTGTCCGAGGTGGCCGCGCGGGCGGGAGTGCGTACGCCGTCGCTCTACAAGCACGTACGCGGCCTGGCCGAGCTGCGCGACCTCGTATCGGCGCGGATCATGAACGAAATGGCGGACGAGGTCGGTGCCGCCGTCCTCGGCCGCTCCTCCGACGAGGCCGTCCGCGCCCTGATGACGGCCTGGCGCGCCTACGCCCGCCGCCACCCCCACCGCTACGCGGCGCTCGTCCAGCGCCCCGAACCCGGGACCGCCGAGGCGGGGGCGCGGCTGGTCGCCATCATGCTGGCCACGCTGCGCGCATACGGACTGGAGGACTCCGCCGCGATCCACGCGGCCCGCTGCCTGCGGGCGGTCGTCCACGGGTTCGCGGCGCTGGAGACCGGGGGCGCCTTCGAACTGCCGGAGAAGCTGGACGACACGTACGACCTGCTGGTGCACATGGTCGTCTCGGGCCTGCACACGCCGCGCGAGACGGACTAG